In Leishmania braziliensis MHOM/BR/75/M2904 complete genome, chromosome 31, one genomic interval encodes:
- a CDS encoding kinetoplast-associated protein-like protein, with amino-acid sequence MAPRRSRAKRLHLLGVDRRHVAQPSPANRVAVASPAVPPPGATAPAAKPPTCVEPPLAACVKPEATSAEPGATAAAETPAAAAPDSTPASTLRTVEHTTEAQVLADVKAAPVATSASAVPAGKALTTAASVSAVPSVQSARAAISAHRRRLRAKRHATAALARKAKHHRNISAPQQAISFSKLFQPSAPARTSEMASTAAAGAPATEAAVKPISVAAQPNITQANFTASELTEPTAATEVAPLPAPAPITIPHRATISRIPKKRKFFAELDDSVTAPAAEATPLASSKRHLLTSDAAVAPRGAVEAGTAALPAREAPPLAPPVTPAAVVEEVTEKTSAVADDLPAPAAARRMATHRISKKPARGATGNPTNSSGALLPAETTLEATLAAAAAVTKKAPVFNAATLTIPETSAVPTPPVVGAPLVELPQRSAPSSPPLTAPEMTSAATVASMGRATMSRISKKRKRFFAELDDPPASDATLPIQETLTVPADPSAAVTLNDTGTAATIAVVEPTAPTAPTVEAAAVPPAAAVAVAEAVLAKPTATQGMVRRRSRRRGRLPPRTAVEEALTATEKLPSESTASTLATPIAEATLAAVTESVQGAEVAAPAESAGETVATTEAVPPVEAVAPPAAVRKRGHSKPQSSKVKRLTAAAIRRRELAAYNRIPKRFRPPVAPRRVFPTPATEQEGATALTDASAATSVVEAVEVTETPQPAAVSTAQTESVKAVPEMCTERKTTAAVEAIADPPAAEASQPPPGASTAWGTAAVEPAECLTETTKSTALPTASVEEQRLVGHGRGAPKSRRIRMTPSPKKRFFTALEEVPTANLARVEAAAVVTETTAAAGEVQPAVPQSHAGVAAIHSSLQVAGDDTMVDADLTAVAEETATPQRALNTGSEAASATAAVEEASTEAPQPMAEQQPTATTSAEETPFEAVDAFCIGDAAPASEAAAAHAQPPAPAQRKVIRFTNVRDMLKAIRKAKQAGKRGSAKKRLYGKSSLPHLATTVTDAIDEVVSAEASSSAAEATPSAEEVGAEIGAPPPHEVEAMTAVAKTDAPAATEQQTVGEAAPAAEVEEMNVEATTTTATPEVTEACSTAPVNKEAVQSPETQPCAEFLMSPAQAAVAAPAEDLPPVASSSPSPARRQAAKQKIKKHAKLAAARLNKHQTYTVSAAIPLATDYTPAETMDAPLVEAVHSAAEPFAPPAEEASAATLVRHAALMLPSGRVVMESFTDDEMVLRRTTLDDSWDVGLRFDWQERTLTISSFPTFEETDKRAAHPFVQRFKSRPRWLLMEVNEASAAHMKRALDSMNRSLTARFVFRHLR; translated from the coding sequence ATGGCACCGCGCCGATCTCGCGCCAAGCGTCTTCACCTCCTTGGTGTAGATCGGCGCCATGTAGCGCAGCCCTCCCCGGCTAATCGAGTGGCAGTGGCCTCGccggcagtgccgccgcccggTGCGACCGCCCCTGCGGCGAAACCGCCAACGTGTGTGGAGCCCCCTCTCGCCGCGTGTGTGAAACCAGAGGCCACTTCGGCGGAGCCCGGAgcgactgctgccgctgaaaccccggcagcggcagcacctgATTCCACACCTGCTTCGACTCTCCGTACAGTAGAGCACACTACAGAGGCGCAGGTTCTGGCTGACGTGAAGGCGGCTCCCGTAGCCACAAGTGCCTCTGCAGTGCCCGCTGGTAAAGCGCTGACAACAGCTGCTTCAGTGTCAGCAGTGCCATCGGTACAGTCAGCACGAGCAGCCATCAGTGCACACCGCAGACGACTGCGTGCTAAGCGACACGCGACGGCGGCTCTTGCGCGCAAAGCCAAGCACCACAGAAACATTtccgcaccgcagcaggcgaTCAGTTTCTCCAAGTTGTTTCAGCCGTCCGCTCCTGCACGGACTTCAGAGATGGCGTctaccgcagcagcgggggcgCCGGCAACTGAGGCTGCAGTTAAGCCGATCTCGGTTGCAGCACAGCCAAACATCACGCAAGCGAACTTCACCGCGTCAGAGCTAACGGAACCAACAGCTGCTACGGAGGTGGCGCCCCttccagcaccagcgccgatCACCATTCCCCACCGCGCCACTATCAGCCGCATTCCGAAGAAACGGAAGTTCTTCGCAGAACTGGATGACAGTGTGaccgcaccagcagccgAAGCAACGCCACTCGCTTCCTCGAAAAGACATCTTCTGACCTCTGACGCTGCAGTGGCCCCACGTGGCGCCGTCGAAGCGGGGACGGCGGCACTTCCGGCGCGCGAGGCTCCGCCTCTCGCTCCACCTGTgacgccagcagctgtggTGGAAGAAGTGACCGAGAAGACCTCCGCCGTCGCTGATGATCTGCCTGctccggctgctgcgcgtcgcATGGCAACTCACCGCATTTCAAAGAAGCCTGCGAGAGGGGCAACGGGAAACCCCACGAACAGCAGTGGCGCCCTTCTTCCTGCCGAAACTACACTTGAAGCAacgctggcagcagcagcagccgtgacCAAAAAAGCACCTGTCTTCAATGCAGCTACGCTCACCATTCCCGAGACGTCCGCGGTTCCAACTCCACCCGTCGTGGGGGCGCCTTTGGTGGAGCTTCCGCAACGTTCTGCGCCCTCATCCCCTCCACTCACGGCACCAGAGATGacctctgccgccaccgtcgcatCAATGGGCCGTGCCACCATGAGCCGCATCtcgaagaaaaggaagcgCTTCTTTGCAGAGCTGGACGACCCCCCAGCGAGCGACGCAACTCTGCCGATTCAGGAGACCTTAACTGTGCCTGCAGATCCGAGTGCTGCAGTGACTCTGAACGACACTGGCACCGCAGCTACGATAGCGGTAGTGGAGCCGACGGCACCGACGGCACCGACGGTGGAGGCCGCGGCAGTCCCTCCAGCTGCGGCGGTAGCCGTGGCAGAGGCAGTGTTGGCAAAACCGACAGCCACGCAGGGAATGGTGAGGCGTCGCAGCAGAAGACGGGGAAGGCTCCCGCCGCGGACCGCAGTGGAAGAGGCACTGACAGCTACAGAGAAGCTTCCTTCTGAGTCCACTGCGTCTACGCTTGCGACGCCAATTGCTGAGGCGACGTTAGCTGCAGTGACGGAGTCTGTTCAGGGAGCCGAAGTCGCCGCTCCTGCAGAGTCCGCTGGCGAGACGGTCGCGACAACAGAGGCAGTTCCGCCCGTGGAGGCGGTCGCTCctcccgctgctgtgcgcaaGCGAGGTCACTCAAAGCCGCAGAGCTCAAAGGTGAAGCGCCTTACTGCCGCAGCGATTCGGCGGCGCGAGCTGGCGGCGTACAACCGCATCCCAAAGCGCTTCCGCCCTCCAGTGGCGCCACGACGGGTGTTTCCTACGCCAGCGACAGAGCAAGAGGGCGCGACCGCGCTGACAGATGCCTCAGCTGCTACCTCCGTTGTGGAAGCAGTGGAAGTCACCGAGACACCGcagccggcggcggtgagcaCAGCGCAGACGGAGTCGGTGAAGGCTGTACCGGAGATGTGCACAGAGCGAAAGACAACGGCTGCGGTTGAGGCTATCGCCGACCCACCCGCGGCCGAGGCTTCGCAGCCTCCACCAGGGGCATCTACCGCTTGGGGAACCGCAGCGGTGGAACCGGCAGAATGTCTCACAGAGACAACGAAGAGTACAGCCCTCCCCACAGCCTCAGTAGAGGAGCAACGCCTGGTGGGTCATGGGCGTGGGGCACCTAAGAGCAGGAGGATCCGCATGACGCCGTCGCCCAAGAAGCGCTTCTTCACTGCCCTCGAGGAGGTGCCGACTGCCAACCTCGCcagggtggaggcggcggcggtggtcacAGAGacgaccgccgctgcgggggAAGTGCAACCTGCCGTTCCTCAGTCGCATGCAGGTGTGGCGGCGATCCACTCTTCGCTTCAAGTGGCAGGTGATGACACGATGGTGGATGCCGATTTAACTGCAGTGGCAGAGGAAACGGCAACACCGCAGCGCGCCCTGAACACCGGAAGCGAGGCTGCctctgccacagcagcagtggaagaGGCATCCACcgaggcgccgcagccgatggcggagcagcagcccaCCGCGACCACCTCGGCGGAGGAGACTCCCTTTGAGGCGGTCGACGCCTTTTGTATTGGGGACGCAGCGCCTGCCTCagaggcagccgcggcgcacGCACAACCGCCCGCCCCTGCCCAGCGGAAGGTGATCCGCTTCACAAATGTGCGGGACATGCTGAAGGCGATTCGCAAGGCAAAGCAAGCAGGCAAGCGCGGGAGTGCAAAGAAGCGCCTTTATGGGAAGTCGTCGTTGCCGCacctcgccaccaccgtcacgGATGCGATCGATGAAGTTGTGAGTGCGGAGGCGTCGTCCTCGGCTGCCGAAGCGACTCCGTCTGCGGAGGAAGTCGGCGCAGAAATcggtgcaccaccaccgcacgaggtggaggcgatgaCGGCTGTGGCGAAAACAGACGCTCCCGCAGCGACCGAGCAGCAGACGGTGGGAGAGGCCGCCCCAGCAGCGGAGGTCGAGGAGATGAACGTcgaggcgacgacgacgacggcgacaccCGAGGTGACTGAGGCATGCTCAACAGCACCTGTGAACAAGGAAGCAGTGCAGTCGCCAGAGACGCAGCCGTGTGCAGAATTTCTAATGTCACCAGCGCAAGCAGCAGTCGCGGCCCCCGCAGAGGACCTCCCGCCAgttgcctcctcttccccatctCCTGCGCGGCGCCAGGCGGCGAAGCAGAAGATCAAGAAGCACGCAAAGcttgctgcagcacggctAAACAAGCATCAGACTTACACTGTGTCGGCCGCAATTCCCTTGGCAACAGATTACACCCCAGCAGAAACGATGGACgcgccgctggtggaggCAGTGCATTCCGCTGCGGAGCCGTTCGCGCCTCCTGCAGAAGAGGCGTCTGCCGCAACACTTGTGCGCCACGCCGCGCTGATGCTGCCAAGCGGCAGGGTGGTGATGGAGTCGTTCACGGACGATGAGATGGTGCTTCGACGCACGACCCTTGATGACAGCTGGGATGTGGGGCTGCGATTCGACTGGCAGGAGCGCACGCTGACCATCTCGTCATTCCCCACATTTGAGGAGACCGACAAGCGGGCGGCTCACCCGTTTGTGCAGAGGTTCAAGTCGAGGCCACGGTGGCTGCTGATGGAGGTGAACGAGGCGAGCGCGGCGCACATGAAGAGGGCACTGGACTCCATGAATCGTAGCTTAACAGCACGCTTTGTCTTTCGCCATTTGAGGTAA